In Bos mutus isolate GX-2022 chromosome 10, NWIPB_WYAK_1.1, whole genome shotgun sequence, a single window of DNA contains:
- the COPS2 gene encoding COP9 signalosome complex subunit 2 isoform X2, which yields MSDMEDDFMCDDEEDYDLEYSEDSNSEPNVDLENQYYNSKALKEDDPKAALSSFQKVLELEGEKGEWGFKALKQMIKINFKLTNFPEMMNRYKQLLTYIRSAVTRNYSEKSINSILDYISTSKQMDLLQEFYETTLEALKDAKNDRLWFKTNTKLGKLYLEREEYGKLQKILRQLHQSCQTDDGEDDLKKGTQLLEIYALEIQMYTAQKNNKKLKALYEQSLHIKSAIPHPLIMGVIRECGGKMHLREGEFEKAHTDFFEAFKNYDESGSPRRTTCLKYLVLANMLMKSGINPFDSQEAKPYKNDPEILAMTNLVSAYQNNDITEFEKILKTNHSNIMDDPFIREHIEELLRNIRTQVLIKLIKPYTRIHIPFISKELNIDVADVESLLVQCILDNTIHGRIDQVNQLLELDHQKRGGARYTALDKWTNQLNSLNQAVVSKLA from the exons GAATACTCTGAAGATAGTAACTCTGAGCCAAATGTGGATTTGGAAAATCAGTACTATAATTCCAAAGCATTAAAAGAAGATGACCCAAAAGCAGCATTAAGCAGTTTCCAAAAG gTTTTGGAacttgaaggtgaaaaaggagaatggggATTTAAAGCACTGAAACAAATGATTAAGATTAACTTCAAGTTG ACAAACTTTCCAGAAATGATGAACAGATATAAACAACTATTGACCTATATTCGGAGTGCTGTCACAagaaattattctgaaaaatCCATTAATTCTATTCTTGATTATATCTCTACTTCTAAGCAG ATGGATTTACTGCAGGAATTCTATGAAACAACACTGGAAGCTTTGAAAGATGCTAAGAATGACAGACTGTGGTTTAAGACAAACACAAAG cTGGGGAAATTATATTTAGAACGAGAGGAATAtggaaaacttcaaaaaattttaCGCCAGTTACATCAGTCCTGCCAG ACTGATGATGGAGAAGATGACCTGAAAAAAGGCACACAGTTATTAGAAATATATGCTTTGGAAATTCAAATGTACACGgcacagaaaaataacaaaaaacttaAAGCACTCTATGAACAGTCACTTCACATCAAGTCTGCCATCCCTCATCCATTGATCATGGGAGTTATCAGAG AATGTGGTGGTAAAATGCACTTGAGAGAAGGTGAATTTGAAAAGGCACACACTGATTTTTTTGAAGCCTTTAAGAATTACGATGAATCAGGAAGTCCAAGACGAACCActtgcttaaaatatttagtcTTAGCAAATATGCTAATGAAATCGGGAATAAATCCATTTGACTCACAGGAG GCCAAACCTTACAAAAACGATCCAGAAATTCTAGCAATGACGAATTTAGTAAG tgCCTATCAGAATAATGACATCACTGAATTTGAAAAGATTCTAAAAACAAATCACAGCAACATCATGGATGATCCTTTCATAAGAGAACACATTGAAG AGCTTTTGCGAAACATCAGAACACAAGTGCTTATAAAATTAATTAAGCCTTACACAAGAATacatattccttttatttctaag GAGTTAAACATAGATGTAGCTGATGTGGAGAGCTTGCTGGTGCAGTGCATATTGGATAA cACTATACATGGCCGAATTGATCAAGTCAACCAGCTCCTTGAACTGGATCATCAGAAGAGGGGTGGTGCCCGATATACTGCACTAGATAAATGGACCAACCAACTAAATTCTCTCAACCAGGCTGTAGTCAGTAAACTGGCTTAA
- the COPS2 gene encoding COP9 signalosome complex subunit 2 isoform X1 codes for MSDMEDDFMCDDEEDYDLEYSEDSNSEPNVDLENQYYNSKALKEDDPKAALSSFQKVLELEGEKGEWGFKALKQMIKINFKLTNFPEMMNRYKQLLTYIRSAVTRNYSEKSINSILDYISTSKQNSDFLCQMDLLQEFYETTLEALKDAKNDRLWFKTNTKLGKLYLEREEYGKLQKILRQLHQSCQTDDGEDDLKKGTQLLEIYALEIQMYTAQKNNKKLKALYEQSLHIKSAIPHPLIMGVIRECGGKMHLREGEFEKAHTDFFEAFKNYDESGSPRRTTCLKYLVLANMLMKSGINPFDSQEAKPYKNDPEILAMTNLVSAYQNNDITEFEKILKTNHSNIMDDPFIREHIEELLRNIRTQVLIKLIKPYTRIHIPFISKELNIDVADVESLLVQCILDNTIHGRIDQVNQLLELDHQKRGGARYTALDKWTNQLNSLNQAVVSKLA; via the exons GAATACTCTGAAGATAGTAACTCTGAGCCAAATGTGGATTTGGAAAATCAGTACTATAATTCCAAAGCATTAAAAGAAGATGACCCAAAAGCAGCATTAAGCAGTTTCCAAAAG gTTTTGGAacttgaaggtgaaaaaggagaatggggATTTAAAGCACTGAAACAAATGATTAAGATTAACTTCAAGTTG ACAAACTTTCCAGAAATGATGAACAGATATAAACAACTATTGACCTATATTCGGAGTGCTGTCACAagaaattattctgaaaaatCCATTAATTCTATTCTTGATTATATCTCTACTTCTAAGCAG AATTCTGATTTTTTATGTCAGATGGATTTACTGCAGGAATTCTATGAAACAACACTGGAAGCTTTGAAAGATGCTAAGAATGACAGACTGTGGTTTAAGACAAACACAAAG cTGGGGAAATTATATTTAGAACGAGAGGAATAtggaaaacttcaaaaaattttaCGCCAGTTACATCAGTCCTGCCAG ACTGATGATGGAGAAGATGACCTGAAAAAAGGCACACAGTTATTAGAAATATATGCTTTGGAAATTCAAATGTACACGgcacagaaaaataacaaaaaacttaAAGCACTCTATGAACAGTCACTTCACATCAAGTCTGCCATCCCTCATCCATTGATCATGGGAGTTATCAGAG AATGTGGTGGTAAAATGCACTTGAGAGAAGGTGAATTTGAAAAGGCACACACTGATTTTTTTGAAGCCTTTAAGAATTACGATGAATCAGGAAGTCCAAGACGAACCActtgcttaaaatatttagtcTTAGCAAATATGCTAATGAAATCGGGAATAAATCCATTTGACTCACAGGAG GCCAAACCTTACAAAAACGATCCAGAAATTCTAGCAATGACGAATTTAGTAAG tgCCTATCAGAATAATGACATCACTGAATTTGAAAAGATTCTAAAAACAAATCACAGCAACATCATGGATGATCCTTTCATAAGAGAACACATTGAAG AGCTTTTGCGAAACATCAGAACACAAGTGCTTATAAAATTAATTAAGCCTTACACAAGAATacatattccttttatttctaag GAGTTAAACATAGATGTAGCTGATGTGGAGAGCTTGCTGGTGCAGTGCATATTGGATAA cACTATACATGGCCGAATTGATCAAGTCAACCAGCTCCTTGAACTGGATCATCAGAAGAGGGGTGGTGCCCGATATACTGCACTAGATAAATGGACCAACCAACTAAATTCTCTCAACCAGGCTGTAGTCAGTAAACTGGCTTAA